A DNA window from Rubidibacter lacunae KORDI 51-2 contains the following coding sequences:
- a CDS encoding low molecular weight protein-tyrosine-phosphatase produces the protein MAYKLLFVCLGNICRSPSAENIMNHAIAEAGLSERIVCDSAGTSSYHIGSPPDARMRAAASARGIAMNGRARQFTTADFEAFDLILAMDRENYRNILRLDPQNRYGDRVKMMCDFANHHADTEVPDPYYGGPDGFDYVIDLLLDACSGLLARTIEEQNLTVR, from the coding sequence GTGGCATACAAATTATTGTTCGTCTGTTTGGGAAACATCTGCCGATCGCCCTCGGCAGAAAACATTATGAATCACGCGATCGCCGAGGCAGGACTGAGCGAGCGAATTGTCTGCGATTCGGCGGGAACGTCGAGCTATCACATCGGCTCGCCGCCCGACGCGCGCATGCGCGCGGCAGCGTCCGCCCGCGGGATTGCCATGAACGGACGCGCGCGGCAATTCACGACCGCTGACTTCGAGGCGTTCGACCTCATTTTGGCTATGGATCGAGAGAACTATCGCAACATTCTCCGACTCGACCCCCAGAATCGCTATGGCGATCGCGTCAAAATGATGTGCGATTTTGCCAATCATCATGCCGACACCGAAGTCCCCGATCCTTACTATGGCGGCCCGGACGGCTTCGACTACGTCATCGACCTATTGCTCGATGCCTGTAGCGGCCTGCTCGCACGTACGATTGAAGAACAGAATTTGACTGTTCGCTAG
- a CDS encoding Uma2 family endonuclease: MHQTAATASDPRPFLWTRAAYYAMGESGLFDGKRVQLIAGEIVEMSPMGRPHALAVIKIVEYLRQLAGGDYHVQSQLPLALGNRSEPEPDAALIAGAASDYNDHPATAALIVEVSESTLAFDRAQKGSLYARHGIPEYWIVNLSDRQLEIYRTPIPDPAASSGWQYGDRQILAPDASAAPLARPDAAIAVCNLLPQPAA; the protein is encoded by the coding sequence ATGCACCAGACTGCCGCGACCGCTTCGGACCCGCGACCGTTCCTATGGACGCGAGCGGCATATTACGCCATGGGCGAGTCAGGGCTGTTCGATGGCAAACGCGTGCAATTGATCGCTGGGGAGATCGTCGAAATGAGTCCGATGGGTCGTCCTCACGCGCTGGCCGTTATCAAGATCGTCGAATACCTCAGGCAGTTGGCCGGTGGTGATTATCACGTGCAGTCGCAGCTGCCACTTGCGTTAGGCAATCGCTCCGAGCCCGAACCGGATGCGGCCTTAATTGCCGGTGCAGCAAGCGACTATAACGACCACCCGGCAACGGCTGCACTCATAGTTGAAGTATCCGAGTCGACACTCGCGTTCGATCGCGCTCAAAAAGGCAGTCTCTACGCCCGCCACGGCATCCCCGAGTACTGGATCGTTAATTTGTCCGACCGCCAGTTGGAGATCTACCGTACCCCGATTCCCGATCCAGCAGCGAGTTCGGGATGGCAGTATGGCGATCGCCAGATCCTGGCCCCGGACGCCAGCGCCGCACCGTTGGCGCGACCGGATGCCGCGATCGCCGTCTGCAATCTGCTGCCCCAGCCCGCTGCATGA
- a CDS encoding ABC transporter permease, translating into MDWWRKLSKNSLARFGALVLLVFYLAAFAADFVAPYSPTSVQPNGSLLPPTQVYWRSPGGRWLGPHVYPTTLGPTDVETGEREFSVDWSQPSPLRLFVKGEQYHFLELTLPLPPTFEPMTLFPGIPANRHLFGAVGPARFNLLGTDEQGRDQFSRLTFGGRISLCIGLVGIAIAFPLGLAIGGISGYFGGWLDTGIMRLTEVLMTIPSIYLLVSLAAVLPPGLSSAQRFLLIVLITSFVSWSGLARVIRNQVLSIKEREFVMAARAMGANPFYIIARHVLPQTATYTIVSATLAVPSFIVAESVLSLIGLGIQQPDASWGNMLSLATNASIVVLQPWLIWPPALLIILTVLAFNLLGDGLRDALDPRSLTR; encoded by the coding sequence ATGGATTGGTGGCGCAAACTGAGTAAGAACTCGCTAGCGCGCTTCGGGGCACTGGTGCTGTTGGTGTTTTACCTGGCAGCATTTGCGGCTGACTTCGTCGCGCCTTACAGTCCGACTAGCGTGCAGCCGAATGGCTCGCTGCTGCCGCCGACGCAGGTCTATTGGCGATCGCCGGGGGGGCGCTGGCTCGGACCGCACGTGTATCCGACGACGCTCGGGCCGACGGATGTCGAGACGGGCGAGCGCGAATTCTCGGTGGACTGGTCGCAACCGTCGCCGCTGAGGTTGTTTGTCAAGGGCGAACAATATCATTTTTTGGAGCTGACCCTGCCGCTCCCGCCGACCTTCGAACCGATGACGCTATTTCCCGGTATCCCTGCCAACCGGCACTTATTCGGTGCAGTCGGTCCGGCGCGGTTCAATCTGCTGGGCACGGACGAGCAAGGACGCGATCAATTCAGCCGGCTAACTTTCGGCGGGCGCATTAGCTTGTGCATCGGGCTAGTTGGTATCGCGATCGCGTTTCCGTTAGGATTGGCGATCGGTGGGATTTCTGGCTATTTCGGCGGCTGGTTGGATACGGGCATCATGCGCTTGACCGAAGTGTTGATGACGATTCCGAGTATCTACTTGCTCGTCTCGCTGGCGGCGGTGCTGCCCCCGGGATTGTCGAGCGCGCAGCGTTTCTTACTGATCGTGTTGATTACGTCGTTCGTAAGCTGGTCGGGGCTGGCCCGGGTCATCCGCAATCAGGTGCTGTCGATCAAGGAGCGCGAGTTTGTTATGGCGGCCCGCGCCATGGGGGCGAACCCGTTTTACATCATCGCGCGCCACGTCCTGCCGCAGACGGCAACCTACACGATCGTGTCGGCAACGCTGGCGGTGCCGAGTTTTATCGTGGCGGAGTCGGTGTTGAGTTTGATCGGGTTGGGCATTCAGCAGCCGGATGCATCGTGGGGAAATATGCTTTCACTGGCGACCAATGCGTCGATCGTGGTGTTGCAGCCGTGGCTGATCTGGCCGCCGGCGCTGCTAATTATCCTGACCGTGCTGGCATTCAATTTACTCGGCGACGGGTTGCGGGATGCCCTTGACCCGCGGAGCTTGACGCGTTAA